The following proteins are encoded in a genomic region of Desulfosporosinus youngiae DSM 17734:
- a CDS encoding metal ABC transporter permease has protein sequence MHLWYSLVDILLPFGWLQHGFMKNALLGVLLVTPIFGLLGTMIVNNKMAFFSDSLGHSALTGIAIGVILGIKNPVWSILFFSVLITIAILVVKEANTASTDTIIGVFSSTAVALGLVILSHNGGFNKYSGYLIGDLLSISSTDLLTLGIVFILVILLWVVMFNKLLLSSMNPSLARSRGIKVKLYEYLFTLMMAVIVTISIQWVGILIISSLLIIPAAASRNIAKNMRQYHVYSVLIALISGLSGLILSYFWGTATGATIVLVTSGFFALTFIMKLRLR, from the coding sequence ATGCACTTATGGTATAGCTTGGTCGATATATTGCTTCCTTTTGGCTGGTTACAGCATGGCTTTATGAAGAATGCCTTATTGGGCGTTTTGTTGGTAACTCCGATTTTCGGCTTGCTGGGAACCATGATTGTCAATAACAAGATGGCTTTCTTTTCTGATTCATTAGGTCACTCAGCTTTGACCGGAATCGCCATCGGGGTTATCTTAGGTATTAAAAATCCCGTCTGGTCCATACTTTTCTTCTCTGTCTTGATTACTATTGCCATTTTAGTGGTTAAAGAGGCCAACACGGCTTCGACGGATACGATCATTGGCGTCTTTTCTTCAACCGCTGTGGCCCTGGGCCTGGTCATACTTTCCCATAATGGCGGTTTTAATAAATACTCAGGGTATCTGATCGGGGATTTGTTAAGTATTAGTTCGACGGATTTACTGACACTTGGCATAGTATTCATACTGGTTATCTTATTATGGGTCGTAATGTTCAATAAGCTTTTGCTGTCCAGTATGAACCCGTCTTTGGCTCGCAGCAGAGGGATCAAGGTTAAACTGTATGAATATCTATTTACGTTAATGATGGCGGTCATCGTAACAATTTCCATACAATGGGTAGGAATATTGATTATTAGTTCGCTGCTGATCATACCTGCCGCCGCTTCGCGGAATATCGCTAAAAATATGAGGCAATATCATGTTTACTCAGTCTTAATAGCCCTTATTTCCGGGCTGTCAGGCTTAATCTTATCCTACTTTTGGGGAACAGCCACCGGGGCAACGATCGTATTGGTTACATCAGGATTTTTCGCGCTGACCTTTATCATGAAATTAAGATTGAGGTAA
- a CDS encoding ribonucleoside triphosphate reductase, with protein MITEIIKRDGRLERFNSEKIVHAIFKAATACGGSDYERAEEIGRQVVEALQRSYGDKQPDVESIQDLVEKVLIENGHAKTAKAFILYRQKRKNSREMDALIGATIGMFSDYLGDRDWQISENANAQKSINGLNNYIREIFTKKYWLYEIYPQEVREAHESGDCHIHDLGFFGPYCAGWDLRQLLLDGFGGVPGKVESGPARHLRSFLGQIVNSTFTTQGETAGAQAWSSFDTFCAPFIRKDRLTFTQVKQCLQEFVFNINVPTRVGFQCPFSNLTFDIRVPSTLKDENVIIGGNYTEDKYGDFQEELDMFNLAFCEVMLEGDSKGRVFTFPIPTLNVTEDFEWGSPVTDAFMKITCKYGIPYFANYVNSDLSPEDAVSMCCRLRLDTGELRKRGGGLFGSNPLTGSIGVFTINLPRLGYLSKTKQEFKERLKHMAEIGRTALEIKRKIIEQQSDKGLYPYSCHYLRHAKERTGRYWHNHFSTIGIVGMNEALLNFMGKGIETEEGREFSLSVMNYLRELLLNFQQETGNVYNLEATPAEGTSYRLAMLDTKKYDSIITAGDKVPYYSNSTQLPVGYTEDIFEVLELQDELQSLYTGGTVQHLYLGEAVEDINVCKRLIQKTFTQFKIPYISITPTFSICESHGYISGEHFSCPECSAETEVWSRVTGYLRPVKNYNLGKQEEYTQRKQFVISEAV; from the coding sequence ATGATCACGGAAATTATTAAAAGAGACGGAAGGCTTGAACGGTTTAATTCTGAGAAGATAGTGCATGCCATTTTTAAAGCTGCCACGGCTTGCGGAGGATCGGATTATGAGCGTGCTGAGGAAATAGGCAGACAGGTTGTCGAGGCTTTACAAAGAAGTTATGGGGACAAGCAACCGGATGTAGAGTCAATCCAAGACCTTGTTGAAAAGGTGCTTATCGAAAACGGACATGCCAAAACGGCGAAAGCCTTCATCCTTTATCGTCAGAAAAGGAAAAACTCCCGTGAGATGGATGCTCTGATTGGAGCGACCATCGGCATGTTTTCCGACTACTTAGGAGACAGGGACTGGCAAATAAGTGAGAATGCCAATGCGCAAAAGAGTATTAATGGTTTAAACAATTATATACGGGAAATTTTCACGAAAAAGTATTGGCTTTACGAAATCTATCCTCAGGAAGTCCGGGAGGCGCATGAAAGCGGGGATTGTCACATCCATGACCTGGGTTTTTTCGGACCTTATTGTGCAGGCTGGGATTTGAGACAGCTCCTGCTGGATGGATTCGGAGGAGTGCCGGGCAAGGTGGAAAGCGGGCCGGCCAGGCATTTGCGATCCTTTCTTGGACAAATCGTCAATTCTACCTTTACAACCCAAGGGGAAACCGCCGGGGCCCAGGCTTGGTCAAGCTTTGACACCTTCTGTGCGCCATTTATACGGAAGGACAGGCTGACCTTTACCCAAGTCAAACAGTGTTTGCAGGAATTTGTGTTTAACATCAATGTTCCCACGCGAGTCGGGTTTCAGTGCCCCTTTTCCAACCTTACCTTTGACATCCGGGTGCCTTCAACCTTGAAAGATGAAAATGTTATTATCGGCGGGAACTATACAGAGGATAAATATGGAGATTTTCAGGAAGAGCTGGATATGTTTAACTTGGCGTTCTGTGAAGTGATGCTGGAAGGAGATTCTAAGGGAAGAGTGTTTACCTTCCCAATCCCAACCCTTAATGTCACCGAAGACTTTGAGTGGGGAAGTCCTGTAACAGATGCCTTTATGAAAATTACGTGCAAGTATGGCATTCCGTATTTCGCGAATTATGTCAACTCGGATTTGTCGCCCGAAGATGCCGTATCCATGTGCTGCCGCTTAAGGCTGGATACCGGCGAGCTTAGGAAAAGAGGCGGGGGCTTGTTTGGGAGCAATCCTCTGACCGGATCGATTGGTGTATTTACCATAAACCTCCCCAGATTAGGCTATCTGTCTAAAACAAAACAGGAATTCAAGGAACGTCTCAAGCACATGGCAGAAATCGGGCGCACAGCCTTGGAAATCAAACGAAAAATTATTGAGCAGCAGTCAGATAAGGGCTTGTATCCTTATTCATGCCATTATCTGAGGCATGCCAAGGAGCGGACCGGGAGGTATTGGCATAATCATTTCAGTACGATCGGGATCGTCGGAATGAATGAGGCATTACTGAATTTCATGGGAAAAGGAATTGAAACTGAAGAAGGCCGGGAGTTTTCGCTGAGTGTCATGAATTATTTAAGAGAGCTGCTGCTTAATTTTCAACAGGAGACGGGAAACGTCTACAATTTAGAGGCGACACCGGCAGAGGGAACCTCCTACCGTCTGGCTATGCTGGATACCAAAAAATACGACTCAATCATTACAGCGGGTGATAAGGTTCCGTATTATTCCAACTCTACCCAACTCCCGGTGGGTTATACGGAAGATATTTTCGAAGTTTTGGAACTCCAGGATGAACTGCAGTCTCTATACACCGGGGGAACAGTTCAACACCTTTATCTGGGAGAGGCAGTTGAGGACATTAATGTTTGTAAGCGGCTCATTCAAAAGACATTCACCCAATTTAAAATCCCCTACATCTCAATTACTCCGACCTTCAGTATTTGCGAATCTCACGGATACATCAGCGGGGAACATTTCAGCTGCCCCGAATGTAGCGCCGAAACTGAAGTCTGGTCCAGGGTGACAGGATATCTTAGACCGGTTAAGAACTATAATCTTGGCAAGCAGGAGGAGTACACGCAGAGGAAACAATTTGTGATTTCGGAGGCGGTGTGA
- a CDS encoding anaerobic ribonucleoside-triphosphate reductase activating protein codes for MNIAGFVKTSFVDYPGKIASVVFTQGCNLRCGYCHNLSLLDTDYTAKGIPTEELFQWLSKRIGMIDAVVVSGGEPTLQKDLYGFIEGLKAMDLLVKLDTNGTNPDSLRRLLADNLLDFIALDLKAPLSNYERITRTKGLKLSSIIESVEIIKHSGLAYEFRTTLCPELEVEDISSIISDFEIASNYVVQSCRSTELRKAAKNKQNFRRLTLCFNRNSMLSLRGFGVSGNDQPAGIGSSYPPLHSDRPDIMSL; via the coding sequence ATGAATATTGCAGGATTTGTGAAGACGTCATTCGTTGACTATCCAGGGAAGATAGCATCTGTGGTGTTTACTCAGGGCTGTAATTTAAGATGTGGTTATTGTCACAACCTTAGTCTGCTTGATACGGATTACACTGCCAAGGGCATTCCGACCGAAGAACTATTCCAATGGCTTTCTAAACGAATAGGAATGATTGATGCAGTGGTTGTAAGTGGCGGGGAGCCGACGCTGCAAAAGGATCTTTATGGTTTTATCGAAGGCTTGAAAGCAATGGATTTGCTTGTCAAGCTTGATACGAACGGAACGAATCCGGATAGTTTGAGAAGGCTGCTGGCGGATAATCTGCTGGATTTTATCGCTCTGGACTTAAAGGCTCCCCTTAGCAACTATGAAAGAATTACAAGGACAAAAGGGCTTAAGTTATCGTCAATTATAGAAAGTGTGGAAATCATTAAACATAGCGGACTTGCTTATGAATTCAGAACAACACTTTGCCCTGAACTAGAGGTGGAGGATATATCCAGTATTATCTCGGATTTTGAGATTGCTTCTAATTATGTTGTGCAGAGTTGCAGAAGCACGGAACTTAGAAAAGCAGCGAAGAATAAGCAGAATTTCAGAAGATTAACTCTATGCTTTAACAGAAATTCGATGTTATCTTTGCGAGGCTTTGGGGTTTCGGGCAATGACCAGC